TACAAATAGGGGGTAATATTTTATGACGTTTAATTTTAACATGTATGAAACTCTTGCTATTGCAATTGTTATACTTCTAGTTGGAGATTTCTTGAAAAAAAGAATTTCTGTACTTGAAAGATTTTTTATTCCTGAACCAGTTATTGGTGGGGTACTATTTTCTATAATTTTACTTATAGGACATAACACTAATATGTTCAATTTCACTTTTGATGGAACTTTAAAGACTTTCTTAATGGTTGCTTTCTACGCAACAGTAGGATTCCTTGCAAGTTTCGAACTTCTAAAAAAAGGTGGAGTTGGAGTTGCTTTGTTCCTAGTATGTGCTATTATACTAGTTACTCTTCAAGATATAGTTGGTGTTTCTTTAGCTAAAATGTTTGGATTACATCCATACATTGGTCTTGCAGCCGGATCTGTTCCTTTAACAGGTGGACACGGAACTTCTGGAGCATTCGGTCCTATCATGGAACAAGCTGGAGCTACTGGAGCAATGTCTGTTGCTATGGCTTCTGCTACTTTTGGACTTGTTGCTGGTTGTTTAATCGGTGGACCTATCGCTAAGAAATTAATTGAAAAATTCAAACTTCAAGGACCTAAAGAAGAAACTGTACTTAATGAAGATGGTACTGATTCTGAAACTGCTGTTGTTGAACATAGAATGACTGAACAATCTATAACTCATGCAATTGTTGCTATTGGTTTAGCAGTTGGTTGTGGTGTTTGGATTCCAGCTTTTTCTAAAGCTCACGGTTTAGCTTTACCTATTTACTTAGGACCAATGATCATTGCAGCTCTTATCAGAAATATCATGGATGCTTCTAAAAAGAAACTTCCTTTAAAAGAAATTTCTGTTATTGGAAATATCGCACTTGCTTTATTCCTTGCTATGGCATTAATGTCTATGAAATTATGGCAGCTTGCTGACCTAGCTTTACCATTAATTGTTATCTTATTGGTTCAAACTTTTATGATGGGTGTATTCGCTTACTTCATTACATTTAATGTAATGGGAAGAGACTATGACGCAGCTACTATAGCATGTGGACATTGTGGATTTGGAATGGGAGCTACTCCTAATGCAATGGCTAACATGGAAGCTTTCACTAAAGCAAACGGACCATCTATCAAGGCATTCTTTGTTATACCTTTAGTTGGATCTCTATTCATAGATTTCTTTAACGCTTTCGTTATAACTACTTTTATGAATA
Above is a genomic segment from Fusobacterium sp. JB019 containing:
- the gltS gene encoding sodium/glutamate symporter, giving the protein MTFNFNMYETLAIAIVILLVGDFLKKRISVLERFFIPEPVIGGVLFSIILLIGHNTNMFNFTFDGTLKTFLMVAFYATVGFLASFELLKKGGVGVALFLVCAIILVTLQDIVGVSLAKMFGLHPYIGLAAGSVPLTGGHGTSGAFGPIMEQAGATGAMSVAMASATFGLVAGCLIGGPIAKKLIEKFKLQGPKEETVLNEDGTDSETAVVEHRMTEQSITHAIVAIGLAVGCGVWIPAFSKAHGLALPIYLGPMIIAALIRNIMDASKKKLPLKEISVIGNIALALFLAMALMSMKLWQLADLALPLIVILLVQTFMMGVFAYFITFNVMGRDYDAATIACGHCGFGMGATPNAMANMEAFTKANGPSIKAFFVIPLVGSLFIDFFNAFVITTFMNIFK